The Pirellulales bacterium DNA window CTCAGCGCGGACATTTGGAAAGCTCTCTCGGGCGGTCTCTTCCAGGCGCTTGTTGACGCGCCAAGCTGCGTATAAGGCCACGAGGCTGCTCAGGATCGAGATCGCAACGATCCCGAAAATCGTCCAGGAAAACTTTGTTCCCAGTCTTAGGCCCATTTGCCAGCTCTTTCAACGGCGCAAGCCCCTTCAGCCCACCGCGGTGTGCCGAATGCCAGCCAAGAATCATCATATCCATCCGAAGATGCAAGATGAACCTCGCGAGGCGGGCTTCAGAAGCATCGAACCGAAGCAAGCGCTGCGGCCGACGTCACAAAAAAGGCCGACAGTGTCGTCGGGCCTGACGCTATACGTGGCAAGTACCGTTGCGGCGATGCGACGGTCTTATTTATTGTCGCCCAGCGACGGGACTTGGCGGGAAATGCAGTGTAGCGCGCCCCGCTTAGCGATTAGCTTCGAGCAGTCGATGCCGACCATCTTCCAATCCGGCAATGCCTCGTGAAAAACATTCAGGGCGACTTTGTCGAGATCGGGATCGGTGTCGGGATACTGAGGAACCAATACGACGCCGTTGGCGTAAATGACATTCGTATAGCTTCGCCAGTTGCCGTCCTTATGGCTCGGCATCGGAATGCGGATCACATCCATCGGGCCATTCTTGGTCGGCTCGCCCTTCAAGGCGCTTGAGTTTTCATCAAGGATCGGTGCGTTGACAGCGTCTTCATCCGAGCGATATAAGCCGACGATCACTTTGTTGACCGCACAGACGGTCAGAAACATGTCCGTGTGGCCAGTCGGTTCGTCTTCCAGCGGCTTAAGATGAACCCAGCGGTCAAAATGGAAATAGTCGTGAAGTAGCTGTCCGATACGTTCGGCGTTGTACCCGCGCGCCTCATTGCCGGCGCCGATTCGGGTCGTGGTGATGCAAAGCCCGTCGCCATTGCTCGTCAGGTTTCCGCCTTCCAACGTCAAATGCGCATGAGTGTAGTGGAGTCCGAAAGTCGCGGCGAATGCGACGCTAAAGCTATCTTCGAGATCTCGGTTCTGTTCAGGATAGGTGTAGTCGATAACGGTCGCATGGTCCCCGACCACGAAATACGGCGCGTAGTCGCGAACCCACATCGCCTCGACGGGCCATTGAAAGAAATCGATGCAATCCTCGGGCAGATTGTTGTCCTTGAGCAAAGCGATGGTTTTCGCTTGCTGGTCCGAGTTGGCCACGACGCCGATAATCTTGATCCGGTCGTGAATCGCGGCGACGATTTGCGCCAACGTTTGAGGATGGTATTGGATCAGTTCATTGACCCCGAGAATCATCGCCGCCTGATGCTCGAAGCCGCCCACGACGCGTCCACTGGTGATCACGTCAGCTATCGGTCGAACGCGTTCGACACTGGTCCTACCGGGCGGTGGGTCTGCCAACGCTGAACCGGCAGTCCGATACGCCTCCACCCCAAAGCCAGCGAAAAAGCCGGCGGTCGCGAGGATCGCACCGGCGACGAAGAGCGTCAGTAAAGGTCGCCTCTTGAACATCAACTCACACGCCGATGGCGGGAGTGTTCCGACTCCCCCGGAAAACAGTCCGATTGCGGACAGCCGAAGCAGTATAACATCGTCGAGAAGGGCGATACCAGCAAAAATCCCCGTAGCCAACGACTTCGGCTTCAGGCGGTTTTCGGCTGGTCTGCCAAAAAAATTCCTCCGCAAGCTAGGAGATTTAGCTTGCGAAGGATGAGAGACGGATCCAATGATCCGTGGTGATTTTATCGGCCAGATCGTCGTTGGAATCGACTCATTCTGAGCAAGACGATTTGCGTTTAGAATCGCACGAGACATTGCAATTCAAAGACGGGACTACACGCAGATTTGGCAAGTGATGGCTGCGGCGATGAGTCGGAAGAATGCGTCGCCGAAGTAGTAACGAAGTTCGACGAACGCAAATCAATGGCCGCTCGCGAGAGCCGCCAGCGGCACGCCGCAGTGCGGTTTCGTCTGGGGACGAATTGGGGACAACATTGCCCGCACAAGACCAACGCGCCTATAATGCTGTCGCAATATGGTAGCTACAGAACGATCAAACCGGGAAAGGACTTGCAACACAATTCAATTGCGAACGCAACCTAAGCTATATCCCCTGAATCTTGATTGAGATACCAGTTGACTCCGAGCGTGGTATCGGTCATCTCGCCGCCTTTGATGGGGGCGGGTTGAGCCCCACTGCCCGCGGAGACAACGCTGTTCATGTCGATGTAGGAGAGTCGCGCCGCAATTTCCCAGGCGCCCTTGCCCATGCAGACTCCATCGCAGGTGCGGACGCGGAAGAAGGGCTCATACGGCTTGACAGTGGAAAATCGCTTGGCTTCACGGTCGTAGCCGCGGTTTTCGCCGGTCAAGAAATAGCTCGCCTGAATATAGGCGCCCTTGTAAGTGGCCGAGCGGCCAGTGGTCGCGCCAGTAACGGTGCTAACGTCGTTAAGCGTGACCCAGGTTGCTTCGCCGGAGACCGAGAACGGCCCATTAATCATGGCCAACTCCGCATCGTACTCCTCGTAGCTAAGGCAGTTCACGTTCCCCGTGTTGGTGAACGGGTTGAGCGTCAACGCTTCCTCGGTCGCCGAGAACGACTTCTGGTCGGTCGGGTTGGTCAAGCTGCCACCGGCGCCGACGACGCGGAAGTCGGTGCCCACGTGGAGCAAGTAACGCCCGTCCGAAGGTTCGTCGTAATAAGGCAGCCAAACCGAGCGAGCGCAGAAGCTCCAATCTCCCTCGTTGCTCCGCTCGATGAATGAATTGTCCGAGAAAGTGTCGCGGAATGTGCCCATGTACCAGCTAAGATCCTTGTTTTCATTCACGTAGTTGAACGCCATGACGCCCCATTTGCGGGCAGGAGCAAAGTTGTCTGGGAGCGCTCGCCGCTCGAATTCCAGCCATTCGTCGCTGGTCAGCTCTTCGAGCATCCACGGCTCTTTGAAGTGGCCGATGCGAAGATTGCCCATGACCGGCAGGTAGCGGACCGTGGCATAGATGTCCTTGAGCTGGATCGTTTCAACGATCTGGGTCTTCGTCCAAGTCGCGCCGGCGACGTTTGGGCCGGGAGGGTTCTGGACCGTTGGAGTTGCCAAGGCCGGGACGATCGCATTGCTCGCGCACTCGATTTCGAACTTGTAATCGACGTTCTCATAAACCCAGCCTTCGGCGTAGAGCCGCAGGTAGGTGAGGCCGGTGTAGTCAAGTTCCTTCGGGTTGCCCGTCGCGTTGATGTTTCGCTGGCTCTGATTGATGTCCACATTGTCGATGAACACCTTGGCGCCGACGCGGAACGTTGGGCTGGTGATGATCGGCACTTCCTTGGGAGTGCAGAACGGATTGGCAGCGTCCGGAGCGGCAGCGGCGCTGGCATTTGCGTTGGCGTCGAACGCAGTCGGAGTGGCGCTCACGCCTGGTTGCTGCTGTTGCTGCTGAGCGCGCAGGGCGCGGATTTCCGCCTCATTCGCGTCGAGACGGCGGCGCAACTCGTCGATCACGCTGTTCTGATCGCTCGCGGCAGCGCCGTCGTTGTAGCCGGCTGGGGCGACGGGCGCGTAGAAGCCCTGTTGACCGTGCGCTTGGCTCAATCCGGCCCACGCGACGAAGGCGGCGACGAGGCCGCCCAGGGCCATCCGAGGTCCGTCTCTCATGGGGACATCCTTTCACTTTAAAATCCGTTAAAAACGTCGGGGATCTTCCCCCGGCCATCTGCCGCGCCTCGCTCCATCGGGCGACGCGGCATCTCCTGATCGATAGCCTTGACACAACGAGAATCGGCCGGATTTCAGTAAGAACTATGTTAGATCGCTTCAAGACGCGGCCTCGATAGCCGACGATTTTCTGCGCCAATCGGATCGACCGGGAAATCCGGCAAGGTCGGCCGGCGCCGAAAGAAGTCGCTAGTTTGCCCCAAACCTAGCTGGCAGTTGCGCGGCGGGGCCAGTTGTGCTGACGGAGCCTCGATTTCCGCTGGTCGAGGGGAAGCGCGCCGAGGTATTTCGGAAGTTGTTTCGATCCGGCAAGATGTATCGCCGCGGCGCGTATGCTCCGGCGCGAAAATATCAAGGCCTTGGGCGCCGGTTTTACGGCGTGGTCTGGGGCTTGAATTTGTGGTTATAATTCAGCCGGAGTGAGATGAACGAAGAATGCGGAACTAACGAGCTACCGCGGGGGGCGGACGTTGCACGCGGGCTTCCGGACTTAATCCACATGGCACGACGACTCGATATCGACCGCATTTTGCAGGAATGGCCCTTTCAGCCGGGAGAGGTGCTTGCCCGGCGGGTGAAGGCAGCCGATGGCCGGGAAGTGTTGCAGATGCGCGTCGATATGGGCGTGTTGCAATTGGAAACTGAAGGCCGGCCGGACGGTCAGCATCCGGGGGGCGCGGAAACCTACTACGAGCATCTCGCGGTCGAAGCGATTCGCGAGGGAGAGGCGTTTCAGCTCAGTCCCGAGCAATGCGTGGAGGCCGATCGCGAGTTCGTGCAGTTTTATCACCGGCGGATTTGTTGGCTCGCTCTGCGCGAATATCGCCGCGCGGCGCGCGACGCCGATCACAGCCTGGCGTTCATGGACTTCGTTCGCAAGTTTTCCGGAGACGAAGACTGGACGGTCTCGCACGAGCAATATCGGCCGTTCGTGATGTTCCATCGCGTTCAGGCCGGCGCCTTGGCGGAACTCGAGGAGAACGGTCCCGAGGCGGCGATTGGCGAGGTGAATCGCGGCCTGGAGCGGTTCCGCGAGCTGTTCGCCGAATACGAAGCGCTCGATCGCTTCGATTCCGACGAGCTGGTGAGCCGGCTCGTCGAGTTGAAAGAGTCGATGCGAACGCACTATCAGGTCGGGCGCACGCTCGACGAGCAATTGGCCGATGCCGTGGCCGCCGAAGAATATGAGCTGGCGGCCAAACTCCGCGACAAGCTCGCCCGCCGCGGCGAAGCCCGTCGATAGCCAACTGGATGGGGCATCGTATCGAAGAATGCCTGGACGGCGCTGCTAGCGTCGGCTTCCATGCCCGTGCCGGTTCCCCGACGCTAGCAGCGTCGGCTTC harbors:
- a CDS encoding UvrB/UvrC motif-containing protein, which translates into the protein MARRLDIDRILQEWPFQPGEVLARRVKAADGREVLQMRVDMGVLQLETEGRPDGQHPGGAETYYEHLAVEAIREGEAFQLSPEQCVEADREFVQFYHRRICWLALREYRRAARDADHSLAFMDFVRKFSGDEDWTVSHEQYRPFVMFHRVQAGALAELEENGPEAAIGEVNRGLERFRELFAEYEALDRFDSDELVSRLVELKESMRTHYQVGRTLDEQLADAVAAEEYELAAKLRDKLARRGEARR
- a CDS encoding porin — protein: MRDGPRMALGGLVAAFVAWAGLSQAHGQQGFYAPVAPAGYNDGAAASDQNSVIDELRRRLDANEAEIRALRAQQQQQQPGVSATPTAFDANANASAAAAPDAANPFCTPKEVPIITSPTFRVGAKVFIDNVDINQSQRNINATGNPKELDYTGLTYLRLYAEGWVYENVDYKFEIECASNAIVPALATPTVQNPPGPNVAGATWTKTQIVETIQLKDIYATVRYLPVMGNLRIGHFKEPWMLEELTSDEWLEFERRALPDNFAPARKWGVMAFNYVNENKDLSWYMGTFRDTFSDNSFIERSNEGDWSFCARSVWLPYYDEPSDGRYLLHVGTDFRVVGAGGSLTNPTDQKSFSATEEALTLNPFTNTGNVNCLSYEEYDAELAMINGPFSVSGEATWVTLNDVSTVTGATTGRSATYKGAYIQASYFLTGENRGYDREAKRFSTVKPYEPFFRVRTCDGVCMGKGAWEIAARLSYIDMNSVVSAGSGAQPAPIKGGEMTDTTLGVNWYLNQDSGDIA
- a CDS encoding agmatine deiminase family protein → MITSGRVVGGFEHQAAMILGVNELIQYHPQTLAQIVAAIHDRIKIIGVVANSDQQAKTIALLKDNNLPEDCIDFFQWPVEAMWVRDYAPYFVVGDHATVIDYTYPEQNRDLEDSFSVAFAATFGLHYTHAHLTLEGGNLTSNGDGLCITTTRIGAGNEARGYNAERIGQLLHDYFHFDRWVHLKPLEDEPTGHTDMFLTVCAVNKVIVGLYRSDEDAVNAPILDENSSALKGEPTKNGPMDVIRIPMPSHKDGNWRSYTNVIYANGVVLVPQYPDTDPDLDKVALNVFHEALPDWKMVGIDCSKLIAKRGALHCISRQVPSLGDNK